One window of the Amycolatopsis mediterranei genome contains the following:
- a CDS encoding GNAT family N-acetyltransferase: MSDFEIRTLGTGEHRAASNLFRETVHFPPSDDAEWVYAARYYQPGGAIGAFDPELIGTARFFDAELTVPGGTRLPMVGVTSVGVRADRTRRGVLRALMTTQLADFAARGVVFANLLASEAGIYSRFGYGLATRYRTYSVDRRRGRLRPDAPVGGELELLDLDRALEVCPGVYDGLEHRPGMMSRPEVLWRLYEMQLRRHASPVKAVVHHGPGGPDGFATYSVGGALVHPWTKTLEVADLFAGSATAFAGLWRFLLGIDLVDRVVADSRPLDDPIELLLADHRSGNVDRIGDEHWIRLVDVPAALAGRTYGHADPVVVEVADPLLPGNSGAYLVGPDGAGRTDRPAGLRLDVTTLAMVYLGTWRPSALAAAGRIEVRDPAAPEAADLLFGTRVAAWSGSHF, translated from the coding sequence ATGAGCGACTTCGAGATCCGGACGCTGGGCACCGGGGAGCACCGGGCGGCGAGCAACCTGTTCCGGGAGACCGTGCACTTCCCGCCGTCCGACGACGCCGAATGGGTGTACGCGGCGCGGTACTACCAGCCCGGGGGTGCCATCGGGGCGTTCGATCCGGAGCTGATCGGGACGGCGCGGTTCTTCGACGCGGAGCTGACGGTGCCCGGCGGGACGCGGCTGCCGATGGTGGGGGTCACCTCGGTGGGGGTGCGCGCCGATCGCACTCGTCGTGGGGTGCTGCGGGCGCTGATGACGACGCAGCTGGCGGACTTCGCCGCGCGCGGAGTGGTGTTCGCGAACCTGCTCGCCTCCGAAGCCGGGATCTACAGCCGGTTCGGCTACGGCTTGGCCACGCGGTACCGCACCTACAGCGTCGACCGGCGCCGGGGGCGGCTGCGGCCGGACGCGCCGGTGGGCGGGGAGCTGGAGCTGCTGGACCTCGACCGGGCGCTGGAAGTCTGCCCCGGTGTGTACGACGGTCTCGAGCACCGGCCGGGGATGATGTCCCGGCCGGAGGTGCTGTGGCGGCTCTACGAGATGCAGCTGCGGCGGCACGCTTCGCCGGTGAAGGCGGTCGTGCACCACGGGCCCGGTGGGCCGGACGGGTTCGCGACCTACTCCGTCGGGGGCGCGCTCGTCCACCCGTGGACCAAGACCCTGGAGGTGGCGGACCTGTTCGCCGGTTCCGCGACCGCGTTCGCGGGGCTGTGGCGGTTCCTGCTCGGCATCGACCTGGTCGATCGGGTCGTCGCGGATTCGCGGCCGCTGGACGATCCGATCGAGCTGCTGCTGGCCGACCACCGGAGCGGGAACGTCGACCGGATCGGGGACGAGCACTGGATCCGGCTCGTCGACGTCCCGGCGGCCTTGGCCGGCCGGACCTACGGGCACGCCGACCCGGTGGTCGTCGAGGTCGCCGACCCGCTGCTGCCCGGCAACAGCGGTGCCTACCTCGTCGGCCCGGACGGTGCCGGGCGCACGGACCGGCCGGCCGGGCTGCGCCTGGACGTCACCACCCTGGCCATGGTCTACCTCGGTACCTGGCGGCCTTCGGCGCTGGCGGCGGCCGGCCGGATCGAGGTTCGCGACCCGGCCGCTCCCGAGGCCGCGGACCTGCTCTTCGGCACCCGCGTGGCGGCCTGGAGCGGCAGCCACTTCTGA
- a CDS encoding DUF4333 domain-containing protein, which produces MSTPYGGNDPQQPQYGQQPGGAYPPSGSQEQPQWGQSQQPSYDPNQQQQWGQPQQPQQPQQWGQQPGGYTPPQQPQWGQQPPPYGQQPGGGYPQSGPQAQPQYGQPSGGAYPPSGPQAQPQYGQQPGGQYDYGQQFPGAAAPEGEKPAKSKKGLLIGVVAVIVVVAVFLVLGFVAPGFLKTQVFNNTQMQTDVQKLLTETYKIDGVTGVTCPAEQKVEDGAKFTCTATIAGKPQQVPITVKGNGGNYEVSPPVAK; this is translated from the coding sequence ATGAGCACGCCGTATGGCGGCAACGACCCACAGCAGCCCCAGTACGGGCAGCAGCCGGGCGGCGCGTACCCGCCGAGCGGCTCGCAGGAGCAGCCGCAGTGGGGGCAGTCGCAGCAGCCTTCTTACGACCCGAACCAGCAGCAGCAATGGGGCCAGCCGCAGCAGCCCCAGCAACCGCAGCAGTGGGGGCAGCAGCCGGGCGGGTACACCCCGCCGCAGCAGCCGCAGTGGGGGCAGCAGCCGCCGCCCTACGGTCAGCAGCCCGGGGGTGGGTACCCGCAGAGCGGGCCGCAGGCGCAGCCGCAGTACGGGCAGCCGTCCGGTGGGGCGTACCCGCCGAGCGGGCCACAGGCGCAGCCGCAGTACGGGCAGCAGCCGGGCGGCCAGTACGACTACGGCCAGCAGTTCCCCGGCGCGGCCGCCCCGGAGGGCGAGAAGCCGGCGAAGTCGAAGAAGGGCCTGCTGATCGGCGTGGTCGCGGTGATCGTGGTCGTCGCCGTGTTCCTGGTCCTCGGGTTCGTCGCGCCCGGGTTCCTGAAGACGCAGGTCTTCAACAACACGCAGATGCAGACCGACGTGCAGAAGCTGCTGACCGAGACGTACAAGATCGACGGCGTCACCGGCGTCACCTGCCCCGCCGAGCAGAAGGTGGAGGACGGGGCGAAGTTCACCTGCACCGCCACGATCGCCGGGAAGCCGCAGCAGGTGCCGATCACGGTGAAGGGCAACGGCGGCAACTACGAGGTTTCCCCGCCCGTCGCCAAGTAG